In Archangium violaceum, the following are encoded in one genomic region:
- a CDS encoding metallophosphoesterase — MSSPSNGTSVEPRRSDRPGRVPASLILRGILMLMTMMGLVAALHYYLGVRLVAEPGFAQPWAALGWAVLGLGFVSIPAAMVSTRMRPSWLEQVLHWGGMLWMGAFGLLLTATVAADVVGWVWRLAGSAPEAGVLARDKALGVVGVVVPAMLFAFRTARAPARVERVTVPVVGLGAGLSGMKVVQISDIHIGPTLDRSFMRRVVEQVNALKPDVVAVTGDLVDGSVTRLRDEVAPLAGLRAPLGVYYVTGNHEYYHGGAAWCAEVARLGLTVLNNTHRVVGRDGARLTVAGVTDLEGGRMDPAHACRPDVALAGAPQGVPRLLLAHQPRAALLARGLGVDLQLSGHTHGGQMFPFMAFVKLQQPVIQGMATIAGVRVYTHRGTGYWGPPLRLGPAPEITELTLVSA; from the coding sequence GTGTCTTCCCCGTCCAACGGTACGAGCGTGGAGCCGCGGCGGAGCGACCGCCCGGGCCGGGTTCCCGCCAGTCTCATCCTGCGGGGCATCCTGATGTTGATGACGATGATGGGCCTGGTGGCCGCGCTGCACTACTACCTCGGGGTGCGGCTCGTCGCCGAGCCGGGGTTCGCGCAGCCTTGGGCGGCCCTGGGGTGGGCGGTGCTGGGGCTTGGCTTCGTGTCCATTCCAGCGGCCATGGTGTCCACGCGGATGCGGCCCTCGTGGTTGGAGCAGGTGCTGCACTGGGGCGGCATGCTGTGGATGGGGGCCTTCGGGCTGCTGCTGACGGCCACGGTGGCGGCGGACGTGGTGGGCTGGGTGTGGCGGCTGGCGGGCTCGGCACCCGAGGCGGGGGTGCTGGCGCGGGACAAGGCGCTGGGGGTGGTGGGCGTGGTGGTGCCGGCCATGCTGTTCGCCTTCCGCACGGCGCGGGCTCCGGCGCGCGTGGAGCGGGTGACGGTGCCGGTGGTGGGGCTGGGCGCGGGGCTGTCGGGAATGAAGGTGGTGCAGATCTCGGACATCCACATCGGCCCCACGCTGGACCGGAGCTTCATGCGGCGGGTGGTGGAGCAGGTGAACGCGCTGAAGCCGGACGTGGTGGCGGTGACGGGGGACCTGGTGGACGGCTCCGTCACGCGGCTGCGGGACGAGGTGGCGCCGCTGGCGGGCCTGCGCGCGCCGCTGGGCGTGTACTACGTCACGGGCAACCACGAGTACTACCACGGGGGCGCGGCCTGGTGCGCCGAGGTGGCGCGGCTGGGGCTGACGGTGCTGAACAACACGCACCGGGTGGTGGGGCGGGACGGCGCGCGCCTGACGGTGGCGGGGGTGACGGACCTCGAGGGCGGGAGGATGGATCCGGCGCATGCGTGCCGGCCGGACGTGGCGCTCGCGGGGGCGCCGCAGGGCGTGCCGCGTCTGCTGCTCGCGCACCAGCCTCGCGCGGCCCTGCTGGCCAGGGGCCTGGGCGTGGACCTGCAACTCTCCGGTCACACCCACGGGGGTCAGATGTTCCCCTTCATGGCCTTCGTGAAGCTGCAGCAGCCCGTCATCCAGGGGATGGCCACCATCGCGGGCGTGCGCGTCTACACCCACCGGGGTACCGGCTACTGGGGCCCCCCGCTGCGCCTGGGCCCCGCGCCCGAAATCACCGAGCTGACCCTCGTGAGTGCGTAG
- a CDS encoding aromatic ring-hydroxylating oxygenase subunit alpha yields the protein MREELMLDGFADEGFADVWTPVAMSREVGREPYGLTVASERVVLFRDNQGRVQALHDRCPHRGVKLSLGKVGKDGCLECPFHGWRFDSSGACTHIPLNPMPEEKRQRFAATTFPVRERGGLIWLYTRPGAEAPDEPAVPPVMEQEGIHVWHYAETWNAHWTRAMENMLDSPHLPFVHRRTIGGPLWRRMKPDSKMEMEVHPSPTGFRTSWSLDGVASAAGLEWLRPNGMAMHVPIPNRIMRLHMYCVPVDATHTRMMLVSTRDFLKFQPLAAVLDRYNKRILREDQAVVESSDPIEAPPVSEERSVATDRATLAFRRWYLERKKRGPRAISVNEAPLAS from the coding sequence ATGCGGGAGGAACTCATGCTGGACGGTTTCGCCGACGAGGGCTTCGCGGACGTGTGGACGCCGGTGGCCATGTCTCGCGAGGTGGGCAGGGAGCCGTACGGGCTGACGGTGGCGTCGGAGCGCGTCGTGCTGTTCCGGGACAACCAGGGACGGGTGCAGGCGCTGCATGACCGCTGTCCGCACCGGGGAGTGAAGCTGTCGCTGGGGAAGGTGGGGAAGGACGGGTGCCTGGAGTGCCCCTTCCACGGGTGGCGCTTCGACTCGAGCGGAGCGTGCACGCACATTCCGCTCAATCCCATGCCCGAGGAGAAGCGCCAGCGCTTCGCCGCCACGACCTTTCCAGTGCGCGAGCGCGGGGGCCTCATCTGGCTCTACACGCGACCGGGCGCCGAGGCCCCGGACGAGCCGGCGGTGCCCCCGGTGATGGAGCAGGAGGGAATCCACGTGTGGCACTACGCCGAGACGTGGAACGCGCACTGGACGCGGGCGATGGAGAACATGCTGGACTCGCCGCACCTGCCCTTCGTGCACCGGCGCACCATCGGCGGGCCACTGTGGCGGCGGATGAAGCCGGACTCGAAGATGGAGATGGAGGTGCATCCCTCGCCCACGGGCTTCCGCACCTCGTGGAGCCTGGACGGGGTAGCGAGCGCGGCGGGCCTGGAGTGGCTGCGGCCCAATGGCATGGCGATGCACGTCCCCATCCCCAACCGCATCATGCGCCTGCACATGTACTGCGTGCCGGTCGATGCGACGCACACGCGGATGATGTTGGTGAGCACGCGCGACTTCCTGAAGTTCCAGCCGCTGGCGGCCGTGCTCGACCGCTACAACAAGCGCATCCTGCGCGAGGATCAGGCCGTGGTGGAGTCGAGCGATCCAATCGAGGCGCCGCCAGTCTCCGAGGAGCGCAGCGTGGCGACGGATCGGGCCACCCTGGCCTTCCGGCGCTGGTACCTGGAGCGCAAGAAGCGGGGCCCGAGAGCAATCTCCGTCAACGAGGCCCCCCTCGCGAGTTGA
- a CDS encoding TetR/AcrR family transcriptional regulator, with translation MARVKGSRNADYEKERERLLEAVRVRLLAPDGAQASFRELAEVAGVSVATLRHYFGSREALLSEVMADMHRRGLPYLLAAATEPRGPVRESLQWFLQELLTGWRLGVGAVHAFGLTASVGHQTLGPVYVQELLEPTLQSAEARLSRHIADGELRRCDVRHAALELVCPVVLGLLHQVQLSGAKCRPLDVERFLEDHLETFLRAYAP, from the coding sequence ATGGCCCGGGTGAAGGGGAGCCGCAACGCGGACTACGAGAAGGAGCGGGAGCGCCTGCTGGAGGCGGTCCGCGTGCGCCTGCTCGCGCCAGACGGGGCCCAGGCGAGCTTCCGGGAGCTCGCGGAGGTGGCCGGGGTGAGCGTGGCCACGCTGCGCCACTACTTCGGCTCGCGCGAGGCGCTGCTGTCGGAGGTGATGGCGGACATGCACCGGCGCGGTCTGCCGTACCTGCTCGCCGCGGCCACCGAGCCCCGCGGCCCGGTGCGCGAGTCGCTCCAGTGGTTCCTCCAAGAGCTCCTCACGGGCTGGCGCCTGGGCGTGGGCGCGGTGCACGCCTTCGGCCTCACCGCGAGCGTGGGCCACCAGACGCTGGGGCCGGTGTACGTGCAGGAGTTGCTGGAGCCCACGCTCCAATCAGCGGAGGCGCGGCTGTCGCGCCACATCGCGGACGGGGAGCTGCGGCGCTGCGACGTGCGCCACGCCGCGCTGGAGCTGGTGTGTCCGGTGGTGCTCGGTCTGCTGCACCAGGTGCAGCTCTCGGGCGCGAAGTGCCGGCCGCTGGACGTGGAGCGCTTCCTGGAGGACCACCTGGAGACGTTCCTGCGCGCCTACGCCCCCTAG
- a CDS encoding DUF5995 family protein: protein MRKKLREFYATGDKRAIFLRAYYVMTTQVNASVHGGNEDFEQPIFFDPEWVDRLAGRFAQLYFQSLEKPACKAWKIAMERAASPHAWSVLQNMVLGINAHINFDLANGVHEFIRKAGEHRDAELMARRKFDHDQMNNVLVRCNPKIQDILGREFGGGMRLFSGVLGKFDELLTSTGLRYYRDRVWCNVLGLLSAKGPDELEKVRLRLEWEAQQVAEFIIDGSWMNKLVYGMDGLLCRKNFQGRFQPDGVGAIHAMGRMGHRLQMPH, encoded by the coding sequence ATGCGAAAGAAGCTCCGGGAGTTCTACGCCACCGGGGACAAGCGGGCCATCTTCCTGCGCGCCTACTACGTCATGACGACCCAGGTGAACGCCTCGGTCCATGGCGGCAACGAGGACTTCGAGCAGCCCATCTTCTTCGACCCCGAGTGGGTCGATCGGCTCGCCGGCCGGTTCGCCCAGCTCTACTTCCAGTCCCTGGAGAAGCCGGCGTGCAAGGCCTGGAAGATCGCCATGGAACGGGCCGCCAGCCCTCATGCCTGGAGTGTCCTCCAGAACATGGTGCTCGGCATCAATGCCCACATCAACTTCGACCTGGCCAATGGCGTCCACGAATTCATCCGGAAGGCGGGAGAGCATCGGGACGCGGAGCTCATGGCCCGGCGGAAGTTCGACCATGACCAGATGAACAACGTCCTCGTGCGCTGCAACCCGAAGATTCAAGACATCCTCGGGCGCGAGTTCGGCGGAGGCATGCGCCTGTTCAGCGGCGTCCTGGGCAAGTTCGACGAGCTGCTCACCAGCACGGGGCTGCGGTACTACCGGGACCGCGTCTGGTGCAACGTGCTCGGGTTGCTGTCGGCGAAGGGCCCGGACGAGCTCGAGAAGGTGCGGCTGCGGCTCGAATGGGAGGCCCAGCAGGTGGCCGAGTTCATCATCGACGGCAGCTGGATGAACAAGCTGGTGTATGGCATGGACGGTCTGCTGTGCCGGAAGAACTTCCAGGGCAGGTTCCAGCCGGACGGGGTCGGAGCCATCCACGCCATGGGGCGCATGGGCCACCGCCTCCAGATGCCTCATTAG
- a CDS encoding DUF2062 domain-containing protein: MSSWWKVAKKKLRRAHVSILRGAGAPEEIAAGMALGLFIALLPIMGLQLPLALFVAEVLRRVTHFQLSRVAAATGVWLNNPVTAAPVYGLCYLVGRPIAHRLLPASQQQAGVEAAAFDLSTFSFSGPGALEVMLGLVIGGVLLGVPTAWVGYRITYGMVVRQHERREERRARRQSRAMRPAPEV; the protein is encoded by the coding sequence GTGTCGTCGTGGTGGAAGGTCGCGAAGAAGAAGCTCCGGCGTGCCCATGTGAGCATCCTGCGTGGCGCGGGTGCCCCGGAGGAGATCGCCGCTGGCATGGCGCTCGGACTGTTCATCGCCCTGCTGCCCATCATGGGACTGCAGCTGCCCTTGGCCCTGTTCGTCGCCGAGGTGCTCCGCCGGGTGACGCACTTCCAGCTCTCGCGCGTCGCCGCCGCCACGGGCGTGTGGCTCAACAACCCCGTGACGGCCGCCCCCGTCTATGGGCTCTGCTACCTCGTCGGCCGTCCCATCGCGCACCGCCTCCTGCCGGCCTCGCAGCAGCAGGCCGGGGTCGAGGCCGCGGCCTTCGACCTGAGCACGTTCTCCTTCTCCGGCCCCGGTGCGCTCGAGGTGATGCTCGGTCTGGTCATCGGGGGCGTGCTGTTGGGCGTGCCCACGGCGTGGGTGGGCTACCGCATCACCTATGGCATGGTGGTCCGCCAGCACGAGCGCCGCGAGGAGCGCCGGGCGCGCCGCCAGTCCCGGGCCATGCGTCCGGCTCCCGAGGTGTAA
- a CDS encoding class I SAM-dependent methyltransferase → MQIDFGRTADDYVKHRAGFPERFFQRLAAEGILRPGLRAVDLGSGTGTVARGLARYGCQVTALDISASMLDGARQLATREGLSIDFRLAPAEHTGLPAGSAELVIAGQCWHWFDRDAAAREAARLLVPGGRLVIAHFDWVPLPGNVIEATESLIDEANPGPVPPYVRFGHGSGLYPAWFRDAAVAGFVQLESFSFDLAVPYTHEAWRGRVRASAKIGASLPPEQVARFDGALGSLLAERFPQNPLAVPHRVFAVIATRPAAVEQLAKS, encoded by the coding sequence ATGCAGATCGACTTCGGACGGACGGCGGATGACTACGTGAAGCACCGGGCGGGATTCCCGGAGCGCTTCTTCCAGCGGCTCGCCGCCGAGGGCATCCTCCGGCCCGGGCTGCGCGCCGTGGACCTGGGCTCCGGCACCGGTACTGTGGCCCGAGGCCTCGCGAGGTACGGCTGCCAGGTCACCGCCCTGGACATCTCCGCCAGCATGCTCGACGGGGCCCGCCAGCTCGCCACCAGGGAGGGGCTCTCCATCGACTTCCGGCTCGCCCCCGCGGAGCACACCGGGTTGCCCGCGGGCTCGGCGGAGCTCGTCATCGCCGGTCAGTGCTGGCACTGGTTCGATCGCGACGCCGCCGCCCGTGAGGCCGCCCGGCTTCTCGTCCCCGGGGGCAGGCTCGTCATCGCGCACTTCGACTGGGTGCCCCTGCCGGGCAACGTCATCGAAGCCACCGAGTCCCTCATCGACGAGGCCAACCCTGGACCCGTGCCGCCCTATGTCCGCTTCGGACATGGCTCCGGCCTCTATCCAGCCTGGTTCAGGGACGCCGCCGTCGCGGGCTTCGTCCAACTGGAGAGCTTCTCCTTCGACCTCGCTGTCCCCTACACCCACGAGGCCTGGCGCGGTCGTGTCCGCGCCAGCGCCAAGATCGGGGCGTCGCTCCCACCGGAACAGGTGGCCCGCTTCGATGGCGCGCTCGGCTCACTGCTCGCCGAGCGCTTTCCCCAGAATCCACTCGCCGTGCCCCACCGCGTCTTCGCCGTCATCGCGACCCGGCCAGCAGCGGTGGAGCAACTCGCGAAGTCCTAG
- a CDS encoding citrate/2-methylcitrate synthase, whose protein sequence is MVKAREPQAQSRFDSRHEELVPAAEAAALLGVKRATLYTYVSRGLVRCVPEPGTKENRYVRADLERLKTRHDARAGHTAVAAGALRWGEPVIDSAVSRIGAEGLAYRGRPAVLLAMEGRSFEDVAELLWTGELPAQPARWPSPELPVQPSTVAGLLPKRSPPLVVLSAVVPLLGAWDEVRFSAPVEQEKLRGQRLLRHLAAWVCAAQAPSRVARALKEETVAASLAVAWGVTGKQAPEMLDRALVLCADHELNVSTFAARVTASSGADLYACMSAALAALSGPKHGGSCDRIEALLQEVGRPERARTVVHERLRRGESVPGFGHQLYPEGDPRTPPLLEAAYAFRPEQVGVRVLRAVEETMREAGHPPPAVDFGLVALASALELPAGAATALFAMGRTAGWVAHVLEQREQGHLLRPRARYVGVPVTPSAS, encoded by the coding sequence ATGGTTAAAGCGCGAGAGCCCCAGGCTCAATCTCGATTCGACAGTCGACACGAGGAGCTGGTGCCGGCGGCGGAGGCGGCGGCGCTGCTGGGCGTGAAGCGGGCGACGCTCTACACGTACGTGAGCCGGGGCCTGGTGCGCTGCGTGCCGGAGCCGGGGACGAAGGAGAACCGGTATGTCCGGGCGGACCTCGAGCGGTTGAAGACGCGCCATGACGCGCGAGCGGGACACACGGCGGTGGCGGCAGGAGCGCTGCGTTGGGGCGAGCCCGTCATCGACTCGGCGGTGTCGCGGATAGGGGCGGAGGGGCTGGCGTACCGGGGTCGACCGGCGGTGCTGCTCGCGATGGAGGGACGGAGCTTCGAGGACGTGGCGGAGCTGCTCTGGACGGGTGAGCTGCCCGCGCAGCCGGCGCGGTGGCCCTCGCCGGAGCTGCCCGTGCAGCCCTCGACGGTGGCGGGGTTGCTGCCGAAGCGCTCGCCGCCGCTGGTGGTGCTGTCGGCGGTGGTGCCCCTGCTGGGAGCCTGGGACGAGGTGCGCTTCTCGGCCCCGGTGGAGCAGGAGAAGCTGCGAGGGCAACGCCTGCTGCGGCACCTCGCGGCGTGGGTGTGCGCGGCGCAGGCGCCCTCGCGGGTGGCCCGGGCGCTGAAGGAGGAGACGGTGGCGGCCTCGCTGGCGGTGGCGTGGGGGGTGACGGGGAAGCAGGCGCCGGAGATGCTGGACCGGGCGCTGGTGCTGTGCGCGGACCATGAGTTGAACGTGTCCACCTTCGCGGCGCGGGTGACGGCGTCCTCGGGAGCGGACCTGTACGCATGCATGAGCGCGGCGTTGGCGGCGCTCTCGGGGCCGAAACACGGGGGCTCCTGTGACCGCATCGAGGCGCTGCTGCAGGAGGTAGGCAGGCCCGAGCGAGCACGCACGGTGGTGCACGAGCGGCTGCGGCGGGGCGAGTCGGTACCGGGCTTCGGACACCAGCTGTACCCGGAGGGAGATCCGCGCACGCCGCCATTGCTCGAGGCGGCGTATGCGTTCCGCCCGGAGCAGGTGGGCGTGCGGGTGCTGCGCGCGGTGGAGGAGACGATGCGAGAGGCGGGACACCCACCGCCCGCGGTGGACTTCGGGCTGGTGGCGCTGGCCTCGGCGCTGGAACTGCCAGCGGGAGCGGCGACAGCGCTGTTCGCGATGGGGCGCACCGCGGGCTGGGTCGCGCACGTGCTGGAGCAACGCGAACAGGGCCACCTGCTGCGCCCACGGGCCCGCTACGTGGGAGTACCCGTCACGCCCTCAGCGAGTTGA